From the Plasmodium vivax scf_6630 genomic scaffold, whole genome shotgun sequence genome, the window atTTGCTTGGAAAAAAGGTACTACAGATTAATGGTAACtgtcaaaatgaaataaattatttccaATCCCcaacaaaatatttacagAAAAAGAATCAAGAACTAGAAAAAGCAGCACAAGTAGCACAAGAAAAACAACAGCGTGCAGAAGAACAACGACGGACAACAGAACAAGTACAAGCACAAGAACGACGGGCAGAAGAACAAGAACGAGCACAACCACAAATTCACCAAAGAACCTTATTAACAAATTCTCCAAAAGGTGAACAAATACAAACATTCAAAGATTTTTCAGGAAGAGAGCTATTATTAGAAGCACAGGGGAGGGCACTAGAAATATCTCCATCAAAAAGACATGAAGGTTCTCAAGGACATATATTTAGAGACACAACACGATTTACACCAAAACCATTAAGACATGACCAAGAAAGTTTGGAATAtccagaagaaaaaactgaaGGAGGAATGCATCAACCAGATTATCGAGGATCGAATGCAGCCCCTAAGGAAGGAGGAGTATCAGGAATATTAAGTTCCATTAGCGGAGTTTTAGGTGACGTTGACCCCGTACCAGTCGttggtgtatctggtgggATGGGTGCTTTATTCTTACTTTTTAGGGTACTCGAAATTTTGAATTTACAcccatatatttataatatatttaattaaaaattaccatTATCATAATgttccattttaaaattcactaattttttttttaattttagtatacTCCAATTGGAGCCTTCtttagaggaggaagaggacgcgTACATAGAATTCCCCGTAGTTTC encodes:
- a CDS encoding variable surface protein Vir6-like (encoded by transcript PVX_063690A) codes for the protein MAGCKDYSGDYLTYDCYTAIKNYLKKIKELSTVGKEYLDEGISKMSNKPDDMTEIKPIFTELATFFRGSHAFTTIGKIPTCIYVNYLLNVKLRNLHYYDSKYEFKFFQDFADKFALAESGNTINSCNHDMKYYDEVKWNRIKTLFTLYDNFENFISSIKDNTDFKCNDINFLRNDFNVFIKKHDGEDDKLMEKLIIFKDLLGKKVLQINGNCQNEINYFQSPTKYLQKKNQELEKAAQVAQEKQQRAEEQRRTTEQVQAQERRAEEQERAQPQIHQRTLLTNSPKGEQIQTFKDFSGRELLLEAQGRALEISPSKRHEGSQGHIFRDTTRFTPKPLRHDQESLEYPEEKTEGGMHQPDYRGSNAAPKEGGVSGILSSISGVLGDVDPVPVVGVSGGMGALFLLFRYTPIGAFFRGGRGRVHRIPRSFNGPFPGGFPGYEEYDVGHIGYGPMNPLAE